The sequence CTGGATGGAATCTACCCCGCGCTGATCATGGCCAATGGCGCACGCATGGAGGGCATCGAGGCATCGCTATTCTTCACCTTTTTTGGTCTGAATGCGCTGGCGAACAAGACGCTCGATAGCCTAAAAGTCTCCACCGTGGGCAATTCCGCACTGAACATGGCCATGCCCATGCTGGGAATGCCGATGACGGTGCCCTTTCCGACCTGGATGGGGGCCATCCCCGGTGTATCCGCATTTGCCACTCACCTCATGAATAAGGAGATGGAAAAGCTCGACATCCCACCTGTGCGTGAGTTCCTGGAGCCTGATCTCGGATTCCGGCGGCAAGATTTTTGCCTGCAAACTGGCGATGGATATGTTCAAGCTGAAGAAGGAAGACCTCATGGACCGCGTCGATGGAGTGCTCACCGTGGGTGACTTCTACGAGGAATCTGCCGGAGCTGGCACCCACATTCTTTTCACCTGATTTCCATGCCCGTCCTCTGCAACGATGCTGACCGCTGTGAGGTGATGAACCTCGCCTGGGGCCCCAATGGCCACGGCCCCTATCTCGTCCGTCAAGAGGGCTACGAACCCGGCAGTAGCCAGTTCAAACCGCAGCGCTTCATTCTTCAAAAAGGCTGCGATGCTACGGACATCAGTGGTGGGATGCTTTCGGCAAAGATGTTTAGTGCCAAGTAACATTTGGCAAATGCATCCCCCACGGCAGGTGTTCCTGAACCTCACTCTTTGTGTCATGCGCTCTTTCTTTCACCTCGTGGTTTTGTCCGTCAGTGTCAGCACGCACGCCATGGAGCTTTTCGACGAGAGCAAAGCTCAGACGCTATTTGCCTTCGATCATGTGGCGATTCCGCATACTCAGAACCTGCGTCTGGAGATGCGGCGGCCAGTGCGTTTTCAGGGGAATCCGGTGGTCGCGCGGGGAGAGCCTGGGGCACCGGATGCACATGGAGTGCAGTTTTATGGTTCCGTCATCAAAGACGGCGGCAAGTATCGGATGTGGTATGTGGCTTTTGACGATGCCGTAGAGAGCAAGGTGGCTTCGGAGCGCTGGAGAGCAGCATATGCAGAAAGTGCGGACGGTTTGACCTGGGTGAAGCCAAATCTAGGGCTCGTGGAGTTCAGAGGGGACAGGAACAACAACCTCCTCGATATGGGGGCAGCTTGGGGCTTCGTGAACCTGAAGGTGATCAAGGATGACGCAGATCCTGATGCCTCACGCCGCTACAAGATGACGACACACGTTTACTTCAGGCACCACACTCGATTGGGAACACTGCTACCCTTTATCAGCGTGGATGGACTGCGGTGGAGACCTGTGAAGGATGTCGCTCCGCTAAATGGTGAGCTGCAAAAGAATGATCTTCTTGTGCCGGGGTTTCACTTGGAGCCCGCGTGCGGGCTGTATCAGTGGGACGGTCAGTATTTTCTCACCGCGCAGAATGCGATGCCACATACGCATCACTATCAGGGGAGAGTGGTGAGGCTCCATCGCAGTGCAGATTTTGTGAACTGGTCTGCGACGAGCAGCCTTGCCTTTGTGCGAACTGCGCAGCACACGTATCTAGGAGCCGGGCGGAGCAGAGAAGGGGAGCAGTGCCATGAAGGCATCGCGGTATGGAATCGCGGGAACGTCTTGCTCGGTGTGTATGGACGCTGGCATGGAGCGGCGGAGTGGAAAGGTGTGTCGGTGGATCTAGGCTTTGTTCTAAGCAATGACGGACAGCAGTTTCGTGAGCCTGAGCATGAATGGACCTTCCTGGAACGCGGAAAAGACGGCGAATGGGATCAAGGCGGAGTGCTTCAGGGGCAAGGTTTTGAGAATATCGGTGAGAAAACGCTGATCTACTATGGTGCATGGGACCCGCGTGCCACGGGTGGGCCAGAGGTGAAGCGTGGTGGAGTGGGGATAGCCACTCTACCGCGAGATCGCTTCGCGGATCTCATGGTCGATACCAGCGGCGAAGGTCCTGGAGACTATCAAATGCCGAAAGTAACCGCAGAACTGGTGACGCAGGCATTGGAGGCAAAAAAACCGCGCTTTTTCGTCAATGTGGCGGGTTTGGGCGCTGAAGCAGCTTTACGCCTCGAAGTGCTCGATCACGCTGAAAGGCCCATTTTGGGCTGGAGCACCCTGGTTCGCCAAAATGGCTACCAAGTGCCGGTGGAGTTCCAAACTGAATCTGAGTTACCAGAACGAGTAAGGCTGCGAATCGTGTTTGAAGGTGTAAAGCGCACGGATATCCGATTGAGCGCTATTTATTGCCGTTGATGTGACACTCGGAAAGGGCTAGGCCAACAAGGGCTTGCGTGCGGTGAATGGAGCGAGACGCGAGATCGCGATCAAGGGAGACTCACTTGAAGGTGAGAGCCGTCTTTGGCAGCAGCGCTTTGATCTTTGCCTGAGTTTCGTCGCTATAAGGCTCCTTGCCTGGTGCGAGGCGCATGGATTTGAGGAAAGCGAAGTCTGCTAGCACAGACAGACGTGCATCAGGGAAGGGGACTTTGCCGAGTTCGAGATGCTCCAACTGCGTGAGGCCAGCGACGACTTTGAGTTCGGCATCGGTTAGTTTTGAGGCCTCAGTCAGTGTCAGGCGGCGCAGGGTGGTGATGCATTTGATCAAAGGGATGCAATCAACGGAAGCAAAGCCTTCGCCAAGTTGCAGCGACTCCAGTGGGAGCTTGGCGAGATGAACCAGCGCCTGTGGCGTGGCGTTGGAGGTGCCGATTTCGAAGCCTTTGAGCTTGGTGAGCTTGGCGAGATGGGGAGCGCCAGCGTCGGTGAACTTGGCGTGAGCGAGGCTGATGCTTTCTAGATTGGGCAAGTGATCGCAGAGTTCCTTCAGGCCTTCATCATTGATGCTGCTGCCGCGATGGCTGACTTTTACCAGCTTGGTGAAGCCGTCGAACTTCGCATACGCCTTGCCGGTGATCTTGGTGCCGACGAATGAGAAGGCTTCGAGGTTCTTGAGACCGGCGAGCTGCTCCATGCCAGCATCGGTCAGCGGGCCGTTGTTGGTGAAGCGCAGAGTTTTGAGGTTGGTCAGCTTGGCGATGTGCGGCATCCACTCGTCATTGAACTTGGTGGAGATGACATTCAGCGACTCCAGTGTGCTGATGTGTCCCAGATGCTCAAAGAAGGCCGCGTCATACGGATCATTCTTGCGGTGATCATGCGGCCCCGTATTCGGCACGGCCAGATCGACCAGCTTGAGGCTCTGACCATCTTCCGTCTTCTCAACCTTGCCCTTAGCCCCTTCCACGATGCGTGTGACCGCTTCGACATGCGGATCGAGCGCAAAGGCTGAACTGGCAAGGCAAAGGATGATGGTGAGTGGTAGTTTCATGTGGATGGGGAGAGTTGGTTGGGGCGGAGCCCGTAAGCCGTTGTGTTGAATCTTAGCGAGTGAGAAGCCAGCGCTGGGGTTGGCTCTGGGGCAGGATGAGGATGTGCGTTAAGCGGGTAGCTCAAAGCCCTTGCAGTAGGTTTTGCGAATCAGTGCATCCGCTTCGGGGGCGTTGGTGGCTTTCATCGCGGCGCTGTCCCATTCGATGCGTTTACCGAGTCGGATGGGGAGCACGCCCGTGAGCAGGGCTTCGGTGTAGGGGGCGGCGTAGGCGAAGTTGGCCTGGGCATCCTCCGGTTTGCCCGCGAGGCAGGCAGCGACCCATTCTTCACGGTGCCCAGGGCTCCGGGCAATGGTCTTGGGTGGCAGCTTGAAGCTCTGCATCTGGCTTTCTGGGACGATGCGTGGTGTGCCAGACCATCCAGGAGCGATGATGGAGCCCTGCTCTCCGAGGAAGAGGATGCCATTATCGCCGATTTTGCGTGCGGGATCGAATCCAGGTGGTGGCGCGGGCTGCTTGCCGCCATCATACCAAGTGAGCTTGATGGGGCCGCGGTTGCCTTTGGCGGCGAAGTGCCACGTCACGATGCTCCACACAGGGAAAGAGTCCACATTGGTCTCTGAGCACTCTGCCTCTACCGCTGTCGGAGCGCCGAGATCGAGCGCATACCATGCAGGGTCGGCATTGTGCACCATCATATCCCCTAGCGCTCCGCAACCGTAGTCGAACCATCCGCGCCACTTCCGTGGCACATAGAGTGGATGATAGTCATGCTCCGGGGCAGCTCCCTGCCATTGATTCCAGTCGAGTGACTCAGGGACGGCGACTTTTTCGGTGGGGCGTGGTCTGCCTTGTGAGTCCCAGAACTTTCCAGGTCGATCAGACCACACATGCACTTCCTTGATGCCGCCGATGGCACCTGCGTCGATCCATTCCTTCGTGAGGCGGAGCCCCTCGCTGGCATGACCGGTATTGCCCATCTGTGTGACCACCTTCATCTCGGCGGCTACTTTCGCCATGAGGCGTGTTTCCTCGATGGTGTGTGCCAGCGGCTTCTCGCAATAGACGTGTTTCCCGAGCTTCATCGCGGCGAGAGAGATGGGCGCGTGCCAATGATCTGGCGTGCCGACCATCACGGCATCGAGGCCTTTTTCCGCAGCCAGCATCTCGCGATAGTCTCTGTAAAATGGGCGTCCTGGGTAGAGCTTGGCCATGGTGGCCTCATGTTTCTGCTCCACGTCACAAAGCGCGGCGATGTGCACATTGGCAAAACTAGCGAGATCACGCGTGACGCCGCCACCTTGTCCTCCGATGCCCACGCTGCCGATATTCAGCTTTTCAGAAGGCGCGGGCACACCTGGAGCCCCGAGAACATGACGCGGGATGATATTGAAGCCCAAAACGGCTGCGCCAGTCGCGATGAAGTCACGGCGTGAGGGTGTGGGTCTGAGGTGTTTTTTCATGAGGGATTGTGGCGAGTCATTGAGCCGCCTACTGAACGCGTCTCACATCCCGTTTGTTCAT is a genomic window of Verrucomicrobiaceae bacterium containing:
- a CDS encoding G protein-coupled receptor LGR4 gives rise to the protein MKLPLTIILCLASSAFALDPHVEAVTRIVEGAKGKVEKTEDGQSLKLVDLAVPNTGPHDHRKNDPYDAAFFEHLGHISTLESLNVISTKFNDEWMPHIAKLTNLKTLRFTNNGPLTDAGMEQLAGLKNLEAFSFVGTKITGKAYAKFDGFTKLVKVSHRGSSINDEGLKELCDHLPNLESISLAHAKFTDAGAPHLAKLTKLKGFEIGTSNATPQALVHLAKLPLESLQLGEGFASVDCIPLIKCITTLRRLTLTEASKLTDAELKVVAGLTQLEHLELGKVPFPDARLSVLADFAFLKSMRLAPGKEPYSDETQAKIKALLPKTALTFK
- a CDS encoding Gfo/Idh/MocA family oxidoreductase produces the protein MKKHLRPTPSRRDFIATGAAVLGFNIIPRHVLGAPGVPAPSEKLNIGSVGIGGQGGGVTRDLASFANVHIAALCDVEQKHEATMAKLYPGRPFYRDYREMLAAEKGLDAVMVGTPDHWHAPISLAAMKLGKHVYCEKPLAHTIEETRLMAKVAAEMKVVTQMGNTGHASEGLRLTKEWIDAGAIGGIKEVHVWSDRPGKFWDSQGRPRPTEKVAVPESLDWNQWQGAAPEHDYHPLYVPRKWRGWFDYGCGALGDMMVHNADPAWYALDLGAPTAVEAECSETNVDSFPVWSIVTWHFAAKGNRGPIKLTWYDGGKQPAPPPGFDPARKIGDNGILFLGEQGSIIAPGWSGTPRIVPESQMQSFKLPPKTIARSPGHREEWVAACLAGKPEDAQANFAYAAPYTEALLTGVLPIRLGKRIEWDSAAMKATNAPEADALIRKTYCKGFELPA